The following proteins come from a genomic window of Corallococcus sp. NCRR:
- a CDS encoding PilT/PilU family type 4a pilus ATPase, giving the protein MVRGANGYEPIDPGALSTDELVKALQAMVGMARASTVSETPVQWQVNATGLGSLNIAAVRRGELMNVRLTRGTEGAAAAAAPAAAAAPAAPAAPTRTPYAGMPAVSAQAPTRTPYAGVPAVSAPVDARAAQSGGLGAGAAARAAPGAAAHPGAAAHSGAASHAGSAPSHAGAGGYAGAAAHSTAAAHSGAVAHSSASANPPARVIPISRATSAPGRDLAVLLEQARSMAASDLHLVAGRPPLMRLAGELLPQDTPLSPETVERLLLPIIPERLRHVLEKDGSVDFALDSEETGRFRVNVCRQRTGLKGTFRVIPREIPTLESLGLPADIAKATHHHQGLIVLTGPSGHGKTSTLAALVDIINRETTHHVLTVEDPVEYVHPRKRALISQREVGTSTRTFASALKGSLREDPDVIVVGELRDTETVRMALAASETGHLLISTMNTPSAAKTIDRLIDLFPPADQQQVRLSLSSGLRLIVSQRLMPATDGKSLVAAAEVLTGSVALGNLIRDNKTYQIPSLQQRGKSLGIIRFEDSLADLARSGKATLETVKGFAENPDEIEAMVTGKRPGAAPTVPPPATAQEGARMLSKVGSLLGKKGA; this is encoded by the coding sequence ATGGTGCGCGGCGCCAACGGGTACGAGCCCATCGATCCAGGCGCACTCTCCACCGATGAGCTCGTGAAGGCCCTCCAGGCGATGGTGGGCATGGCGCGCGCGTCCACGGTGTCGGAGACACCAGTGCAGTGGCAGGTGAACGCCACGGGCCTGGGTTCCCTCAACATCGCGGCGGTGCGCCGGGGCGAGCTGATGAACGTGCGCCTCACGAGGGGCACGGAGGGCGCGGCGGCGGCGGCGGCTCCAGCAGCCGCCGCGGCTCCAGCGGCGCCTGCCGCGCCCACGCGCACGCCCTACGCGGGAATGCCCGCGGTGTCCGCGCAGGCCCCCACGCGCACGCCCTACGCGGGAGTGCCCGCCGTCTCCGCGCCCGTGGACGCGCGAGCCGCGCAGTCTGGTGGCCTGGGTGCCGGAGCCGCCGCGCGCGCAGCTCCCGGCGCCGCGGCTCACCCGGGCGCAGCGGCCCACTCGGGCGCCGCTTCACACGCGGGATCCGCCCCGTCCCACGCGGGCGCAGGCGGATACGCGGGCGCGGCGGCCCACTCCACCGCGGCGGCCCATTCGGGCGCCGTGGCCCACTCCAGCGCCAGCGCGAATCCGCCCGCGCGGGTCATCCCCATCTCACGCGCGACCTCCGCTCCGGGCCGCGACCTGGCGGTGCTGCTGGAGCAGGCGCGCAGCATGGCCGCCAGCGACCTGCACCTGGTGGCCGGACGGCCTCCGCTGATGCGCCTGGCCGGAGAGCTGCTCCCGCAGGACACGCCGCTGTCCCCGGAGACGGTGGAGCGGCTGCTGCTCCCCATCATCCCGGAGCGGCTGCGGCACGTGCTGGAGAAGGACGGCAGCGTGGACTTCGCGCTGGACTCCGAGGAGACCGGCCGCTTCCGCGTCAACGTGTGCCGCCAGCGCACGGGCCTCAAGGGCACCTTCCGCGTCATCCCCCGCGAAATCCCCACCCTGGAGTCGCTGGGCCTGCCCGCGGACATCGCCAAGGCCACGCACCACCACCAGGGCCTCATCGTGCTCACCGGCCCGTCCGGCCACGGCAAGACGAGCACGCTCGCCGCGCTGGTGGACATCATCAACCGCGAGACCACGCACCACGTGCTCACCGTCGAGGACCCGGTGGAGTACGTACACCCGCGCAAGCGCGCCCTCATCAGCCAGCGCGAGGTGGGCACCAGCACCCGCACCTTCGCCAGCGCCCTCAAGGGCAGCCTCCGCGAGGACCCGGACGTCATCGTCGTGGGCGAGCTGCGCGACACGGAGACCGTGCGCATGGCGCTCGCCGCCAGCGAGACGGGCCACCTGCTCATCAGCACCATGAACACGCCCAGCGCGGCGAAGACCATCGACCGGCTCATCGACCTCTTCCCGCCGGCGGATCAACAGCAGGTGCGGCTGTCGCTCTCCAGCGGCCTGCGCCTCATCGTCAGCCAGCGGCTGATGCCCGCCACGGACGGCAAGTCCCTGGTCGCCGCCGCCGAGGTGCTCACCGGCTCCGTGGCCCTGGGCAACCTCATCCGCGACAACAAGACGTATCAAATCCCCTCCCTCCAGCAGCGCGGCAAGTCGCTGGGCATCATCCGCTTCGAGGACTCGCTCGCGGACCTGGCCCGCTCCGGCAAGGCGACCCTGGAGACGGTGAAGGGCTTCGCGGAGAACCCGGACGAAATCGAAGCCATGGTGACGGGCAAGCGGCCCGGCGCCGCCCCCACCGTGCCCCCGCCCGCCACCGCCCAGGAGGGCGCGCGGATGCTGTCCAAGGTGGGCTCACTGCTTGGCAAGAAGGGCGCCTGA
- the thiL gene encoding thiamine-phosphate kinase yields MPGEFDLIQRFLACFPRARVPVGPGDDCAVLAPSKGALCVTTDAVVEDVHFTRATFSAADIGHKALAVNLSDLAAMGATPRWFVCALALPRDFPAREVSALGRGMAALAKAHRIMLVGGNFTSAREVSVTLTVTGELSHAPITRAGARPGDLLYVSGTLGDARLGLQHLQAGVPGSHRSAAVRRQRRPEPRVALGRLAARFASAGMDVSDGLAQDLGHLCTASRVGAELELDRLPLSPAVRAALGPEGALRGGEDYELLLAVPPSRMQAFERACARAGQEVTRVGVLTRERTLRIRDAGGHVLTPPSGFDHFARSSRQIRPDD; encoded by the coding sequence ATGCCCGGCGAGTTCGACCTCATCCAACGCTTCCTCGCCTGCTTCCCGCGCGCGCGAGTGCCGGTGGGCCCGGGAGACGACTGCGCCGTGCTCGCTCCTTCCAAGGGCGCGCTGTGCGTCACCACCGACGCAGTGGTGGAGGACGTGCACTTCACCCGCGCCACGTTCTCCGCCGCGGACATCGGCCACAAGGCGCTCGCGGTGAACCTGTCGGACCTGGCCGCGATGGGCGCCACGCCGCGCTGGTTCGTCTGCGCGCTCGCGCTGCCCCGGGACTTCCCCGCTCGCGAAGTCTCCGCCCTGGGCCGGGGCATGGCCGCGCTCGCGAAGGCCCACCGCATCATGCTCGTGGGCGGCAACTTCACCTCCGCGCGCGAGGTGTCCGTCACCCTCACCGTCACCGGCGAGCTGTCCCACGCGCCCATCACCCGCGCGGGCGCCCGGCCCGGAGACCTCCTCTATGTCTCCGGCACCCTGGGCGACGCGCGCCTGGGGCTCCAGCACCTCCAGGCCGGCGTCCCCGGTAGCCATCGGAGCGCGGCCGTGAGACGCCAGCGGCGCCCCGAGCCCCGGGTCGCCCTGGGGAGGCTGGCCGCGCGCTTCGCCTCCGCCGGGATGGACGTGTCGGATGGCCTGGCGCAGGACCTGGGCCACCTGTGCACCGCGTCCCGGGTGGGCGCGGAGCTGGAACTGGACCGGCTGCCCCTGTCACCCGCCGTGCGCGCGGCGCTGGGGCCGGAGGGTGCCCTGCGGGGAGGGGAGGACTACGAGCTGTTGCTCGCCGTCCCACCTTCACGCATGCAGGCGTTCGAGCGCGCGTGCGCCCGCGCCGGGCAGGAGGTGACGCGCGTGGGAGTGCTCACCCGGGAGCGGACATTGCGAATCCGAGACGCCGGGGGGCATGTTCTGACCCCTCCATCCGGATTCGATCACTTCGCCCGGTCAAGCAGGCAGATCCGGCCGGATGATTGA
- a CDS encoding MgtC/SapB family protein, whose amino-acid sequence MIEGLPPVVAWPPLQTLMRLTLALAVGLFVGLEREWRGKEAGLRTFGFAALLGGMGGLLGPNFALLSLALLGVLLCFLNWQSLRANGGAELTTSAALLVTGFTGVLCGLGHTVTPAAVGVTTAGLLAWKERMATFSHKITAEELRSAILLAILAFAIYPVLPAQPVDPWGLIEPRAAWVTVILIAAIGFVNYLLWKMFGTHGVEVTGFLGGLVNSTVTVAELANRVRETSGRLLDVAYRGVMLATAAMALRNAVLLGLLSFRALVDSAIPLVLILLSSTGLALVRSRKEATPGAEPPALPLKSPFSLPSALKFGLIFLALQVVGTVGQTLLGRWGFYAVSAVGGLVSSASAVASAASLCANGTISPTTAGVGAIIASLASAAINFILVARVSEQRSLTLRLGRALGVVMLLGLVGALVQTRLPEFLPNNPGGPGLIEPHHP is encoded by the coding sequence ATGATCGAAGGTCTTCCCCCCGTCGTCGCATGGCCGCCGCTCCAGACGCTGATGCGGCTGACGCTCGCGCTCGCGGTGGGCCTGTTCGTCGGGCTGGAGCGCGAGTGGCGCGGCAAGGAGGCCGGTCTGCGCACGTTCGGCTTCGCGGCGCTGCTGGGCGGCATGGGCGGCCTGCTGGGTCCGAACTTCGCGCTGCTCAGCCTCGCGCTCCTGGGCGTGCTGCTGTGCTTCCTCAACTGGCAGTCCCTGCGCGCCAACGGCGGCGCGGAGCTGACCACGTCCGCCGCGCTGCTCGTCACGGGCTTCACCGGCGTGCTGTGCGGCCTGGGCCACACGGTGACGCCCGCGGCGGTGGGCGTGACGACGGCGGGCCTGCTCGCGTGGAAGGAGCGGATGGCCACCTTCAGCCACAAAATCACCGCCGAGGAGCTGCGCAGCGCCATCCTGCTGGCCATCCTCGCCTTCGCCATCTACCCGGTGCTGCCCGCGCAGCCGGTGGACCCGTGGGGCCTCATCGAGCCGCGCGCCGCGTGGGTGACCGTCATCCTCATCGCGGCCATCGGCTTCGTGAACTACCTGCTGTGGAAGATGTTCGGCACGCACGGCGTGGAGGTGACGGGGTTCCTGGGCGGGCTCGTCAACAGCACCGTCACCGTGGCGGAGCTGGCCAACCGCGTGCGCGAGACGTCCGGACGCCTGCTCGACGTGGCCTACCGGGGGGTGATGCTGGCCACCGCCGCCATGGCGCTGCGCAACGCCGTGCTCCTGGGGCTGCTCTCCTTCCGCGCGCTGGTGGACTCCGCCATCCCGCTGGTCCTCATCCTCCTGTCCAGCACGGGCCTGGCGCTGGTGCGCTCGCGCAAGGAGGCCACGCCCGGCGCCGAGCCCCCCGCCCTGCCCCTCAAGTCGCCCTTCTCCCTGCCGTCCGCGCTGAAGTTCGGCCTCATCTTCCTGGCGCTCCAGGTGGTGGGCACGGTGGGCCAGACGCTGCTGGGCCGCTGGGGCTTCTACGCGGTGAGCGCCGTGGGCGGCCTGGTGTCCAGCGCGTCCGCGGTGGCGTCCGCCGCGTCGCTGTGCGCCAACGGCACCATCTCCCCCACGACGGCCGGAGTGGGCGCCATCATCGCGTCGCTCGCCAGCGCCGCCATCAACTTCATCCTCGTGGCGCGCGTGTCGGAGCAGCGCTCGCTCACGCTGCGGCTGGGCCGCGCGCTGGGCGTGGTGATGCTGCTGGGGCTCGTGGGCGCGCTCGTGCAGACGCGCCTGCCGGAGTTCCTCCCGAACAACCCGGGCGGCCCGGGGCTCATCGAGCCCCACCATCCCTGA
- a CDS encoding ATP-binding protein, translating into MSGASGGGPRNTASAPRRESALQRRLSLGDLLDLPSFTEVVKGFSDLYRVGIKVLDTRGNKLADVKVGHGDFCAYVFSFPDGRHACTAMVGRVKDGPVLPEAGGRVADGDVSEAAGLIALTCFTGLRYVVMPVRWDGDLLGRVILGPFTPEELTDFPETLTSIHGLDLERAQELLGRVRRVPERTAAQVLGHFGQVLGALVASGQKAYLATHLHLESTLEVHRELEAQNARLLQANARLKELDRLKSTFLGTVSHELRTPLASILGYSEMMAEGLAGPLNPEQLQYVRTIVEKGETLLSMISSLLDLSQIEAGRLRLSMAPVDPGYVIQTAVSSVLPQAQRKGLELEVRLPHTPQPRLAGDLDKLRQVVVNLLANAVKFTPAGGRVKVTLSDAAMQQELGVPGYRISVEDTGVGIRAEEFERIFQSFYQVDGSSTREFGGAGLGLAIVKSLVEGHGGRVRVESEFGHGSRFIVQLPLHPPMQGGLTAAPPMPEPDRF; encoded by the coding sequence ATGAGCGGCGCGTCAGGCGGAGGACCCCGGAACACCGCGAGCGCGCCCCGGCGCGAGTCCGCGCTCCAGCGGCGGCTGTCGCTGGGGGACCTCCTGGATCTGCCATCCTTCACGGAGGTGGTGAAGGGCTTCAGCGACCTGTACCGCGTGGGCATCAAGGTGCTGGACACGCGCGGCAACAAGCTGGCGGACGTGAAGGTGGGCCACGGCGACTTCTGCGCCTACGTCTTCTCCTTCCCGGACGGGCGCCACGCGTGCACCGCCATGGTGGGCCGGGTGAAGGACGGCCCCGTGCTGCCGGAGGCCGGCGGGCGCGTGGCGGACGGAGACGTCTCCGAAGCGGCGGGCCTCATCGCGCTCACCTGCTTCACCGGCCTGCGCTACGTGGTGATGCCGGTGCGCTGGGACGGCGACCTCCTGGGCCGGGTCATCCTGGGGCCCTTCACGCCGGAGGAGCTGACGGACTTCCCGGAGACGCTCACCAGCATCCACGGCCTGGACCTGGAGCGCGCGCAGGAGCTCCTGGGCCGCGTGCGCCGCGTGCCGGAGCGCACCGCCGCGCAGGTGCTGGGGCACTTCGGCCAGGTGCTGGGCGCGCTCGTCGCCAGCGGGCAGAAGGCGTACCTGGCCACGCACCTGCATCTGGAGTCCACGCTGGAGGTGCACCGCGAGCTGGAGGCGCAGAACGCGCGGCTGCTCCAGGCGAACGCGCGGTTGAAGGAGCTGGACCGGTTGAAGTCCACCTTCCTGGGCACGGTGAGCCACGAGCTGCGCACGCCGCTCGCGTCCATCCTGGGCTACTCGGAGATGATGGCGGAAGGGCTGGCGGGGCCGCTCAACCCGGAGCAGCTCCAGTATGTGCGCACCATCGTGGAGAAGGGCGAGACGCTCCTCTCGATGATCTCCTCGCTCTTGGACCTGAGCCAGATTGAAGCGGGGCGCCTGCGCCTGTCCATGGCGCCGGTGGATCCGGGCTACGTCATCCAGACGGCGGTCTCCAGCGTGCTGCCGCAGGCGCAGCGCAAGGGCCTGGAGCTGGAGGTGCGGCTGCCGCACACGCCGCAGCCCCGGCTCGCCGGAGACCTGGACAAGCTGCGGCAGGTGGTGGTGAACCTGCTGGCCAACGCGGTGAAGTTCACGCCCGCGGGTGGCCGGGTGAAGGTGACGCTGTCGGACGCGGCGATGCAGCAGGAGCTGGGCGTGCCCGGCTACCGCATCAGCGTGGAGGACACCGGCGTGGGCATCCGCGCCGAGGAGTTCGAGCGCATCTTCCAGAGCTTCTACCAGGTGGACGGCAGCTCCACGCGTGAGTTCGGCGGCGCGGGGCTGGGCCTGGCCATCGTGAAGAGCCTGGTGGAGGGCCACGGCGGCCGGGTGCGCGTGGAGAGCGAGTTCGGCCACGGCTCGCGCTTCATCGTCCAGTTGCCGCTGCACCCGCCCATGCAGGGCGGGCTGACCGCCGCGCCGCCCATGCCGGAGCCAGACCGCTTCTAG
- a CDS encoding aquaporin, with protein sequence MPSSSTPMDLRRRLVTEALGCGLLVVALEGSHHVAEHLGASATEGRLFMSLSCGAVLACLLWVLRPLSGAHLNPALTFADALGDRTPWREVPLYALAQLSGSLVGRLIAHRMCNEPLLLTARVPAADGARFLTEMVATFGLLVVVRGCVRTRPSATPLAIAGYVAATVWFTDSRSLANPALVLARAASAHVGVMSPWEVESFVAAQLLGAALAVFLFRWLLGGTPRPAPTAVETVVFECAEAGPAHLAAALFNTLAHPDRARAVVAPPPGSGLDDGPPPAVEALMREANLRAAPLRDRTVPASHYVLIDVADHAPGMDARVRERWSLPALSLKDEAGVKALQAALRLRLHQLLARQGWERLHVISGGPAPEGPRALT encoded by the coding sequence GTGCCCTCTTCCTCCACACCCATGGACCTGCGCCGCCGGCTGGTGACGGAAGCGCTGGGCTGCGGGCTGCTGGTGGTGGCGCTGGAGGGGTCGCACCACGTCGCGGAGCACCTGGGCGCGAGCGCCACGGAGGGACGCCTCTTCATGTCCCTGTCCTGCGGCGCGGTGCTGGCGTGCCTCTTGTGGGTGCTGCGTCCGCTGTCGGGCGCGCACCTGAATCCGGCGCTCACCTTCGCGGACGCGCTGGGGGACCGCACGCCCTGGCGCGAGGTGCCGCTGTACGCGCTGGCGCAGCTGTCCGGCAGCCTGGTGGGGCGGCTCATCGCGCACCGCATGTGCAATGAGCCGCTGCTGCTCACCGCGAGGGTGCCCGCGGCGGACGGGGCGCGGTTCCTCACGGAGATGGTGGCCACGTTCGGGCTGCTGGTGGTGGTGCGGGGCTGCGTGCGCACGCGCCCGTCGGCGACGCCGCTGGCCATCGCGGGGTACGTGGCGGCGACGGTGTGGTTCACGGACTCGCGCTCGCTGGCGAACCCGGCGCTGGTGCTGGCGCGAGCGGCCAGCGCCCACGTGGGCGTGATGAGCCCGTGGGAGGTGGAGTCCTTCGTCGCGGCGCAGCTTTTGGGCGCGGCGCTGGCGGTGTTCCTCTTCCGGTGGCTGCTGGGCGGCACGCCGAGGCCGGCGCCCACGGCCGTGGAAACGGTCGTCTTCGAGTGCGCGGAAGCAGGGCCCGCGCACCTGGCCGCCGCCCTCTTCAACACGCTGGCGCACCCGGACCGGGCGCGGGCGGTGGTGGCGCCGCCGCCGGGCTCGGGGCTGGATGACGGGCCGCCGCCGGCGGTGGAGGCGCTGATGCGGGAGGCGAACCTGCGCGCCGCGCCCCTGCGCGACCGGACCGTGCCCGCATCGCACTACGTCCTCATCGACGTCGCGGACCATGCTCCCGGCATGGACGCGCGCGTGCGCGAACGCTGGTCGCTGCCCGCGCTGTCATTGAAGGACGAGGCCGGAGTGAAGGCGTTGCAGGCGGCGCTGCGGCTCCGGCTGCATCAGCTCCTCGCGCGCCAGGGCTGGGAGCGGCTGCACGTCATCAGCGGCGGCCCTGCCCCTGAAGGCCCCCGCGCCCTCACCTGA
- a CDS encoding chemotaxis protein CheW — MRHVIFRVEKERYGLPLSAVREVVVPPERYTRVPRAPAAITGVMNLRGRVVTVVELRQLLHLPEGPTPLCRVVLLDRGRRDLGLLVTDVDGIEAVERVSAAPGKVMPAVRGVARLGGLGVTVLDPEGLDAAVVALFTPSK; from the coding sequence GTGCGGCACGTCATCTTCCGGGTCGAGAAGGAACGCTACGGGTTGCCCTTGTCGGCCGTCCGGGAGGTCGTCGTTCCCCCGGAGCGCTACACCCGTGTACCGCGCGCCCCCGCCGCCATCACCGGGGTGATGAACCTGCGGGGCCGGGTGGTGACGGTGGTGGAGCTGCGCCAGCTGCTCCACCTGCCAGAAGGTCCCACGCCCCTGTGCCGTGTCGTGCTACTGGACCGGGGTCGCAGGGATTTGGGACTGCTGGTCACGGACGTGGATGGCATCGAGGCGGTGGAGCGCGTCAGCGCCGCGCCGGGCAAGGTCATGCCCGCGGTTCGCGGCGTTGCCCGCCTGGGCGGTCTGGGAGTGACCGTGCTGGATCCGGAAGGACTTGATGCGGCGGTCGTTGCCTTGTTCACTCCCTCCAAGTGA
- a CDS encoding GNAT family N-acetyltransferase: MTMKQVDPGVEVAAPTPVLDGATLPNDLVTGVKFGPPTDEDLTTVSALRANSEPWKGRGETQEESLKALTQLKPFLHVARLQNQVVGYVTVERDGPVPGAAYLRNIVVKPELRRHGVGAMLLDKALDAARDMYRKTIALRVDPANAPAVGFYRKAGFTTVATVVSKKSGKLRLLMSREL, from the coding sequence ATGACGATGAAGCAGGTGGACCCTGGCGTCGAGGTGGCGGCCCCCACGCCGGTGCTGGATGGAGCGACGCTCCCCAACGATCTTGTGACCGGGGTCAAATTCGGTCCGCCCACCGACGAGGACCTGACCACGGTGTCGGCCCTGCGCGCCAACTCCGAGCCCTGGAAGGGGCGGGGTGAGACGCAGGAGGAGAGCCTCAAGGCCCTCACCCAGCTGAAGCCCTTCCTCCACGTGGCGCGGCTGCAGAACCAGGTGGTGGGCTACGTGACGGTGGAGCGCGACGGTCCGGTGCCGGGCGCGGCCTACCTGCGCAACATCGTGGTGAAGCCGGAGCTGCGGCGCCACGGCGTGGGCGCCATGCTGCTGGACAAGGCGCTGGACGCGGCGCGCGACATGTACCGCAAGACCATCGCGCTGCGCGTGGATCCGGCGAACGCGCCGGCGGTGGGCTTCTACCGCAAGGCGGGCTTCACCACGGTGGCCACGGTGGTCTCCAAGAAGTCCGGTAAGCTGCGGCTCCTGATGTCGCGCGAGCTGTAG
- a CDS encoding response regulator, whose protein sequence is MAKRVLVVDDAIFMRNMIKDIFASGGFEVVGEAANGLEAVEKFKELKPDLTTMDIVMPFKSGIEATREIIKADSSAVVIMCSALGQESLVMEAIEAGASDFIVKPFRAEDVLAVVKKVLGEA, encoded by the coding sequence ATGGCTAAGCGGGTGCTGGTCGTCGACGACGCCATCTTCATGCGCAACATGATCAAGGACATCTTTGCGTCTGGAGGGTTCGAGGTCGTCGGTGAGGCGGCCAACGGCCTGGAGGCCGTGGAGAAGTTCAAGGAGTTGAAGCCGGACCTCACGACGATGGACATCGTGATGCCCTTCAAGAGTGGCATTGAAGCCACGCGGGAAATCATCAAGGCCGACAGCAGCGCGGTCGTCATCATGTGCTCGGCGCTCGGGCAGGAGAGCCTGGTGATGGAGGCCATCGAGGCGGGTGCCTCGGACTTCATCGTCAAGCCGTTCCGGGCGGAGGACGTGCTGGCGGTCGTGAAGAAGGTGTTGGGCGAGGCCTGA
- a CDS encoding methyl-accepting chemotaxis protein, which produces MRRPLRDDPSSGLTPRREPVQRLLRAVEGPKAVREQSLHRKITTGYILLGLLLGTWLLCTESLFDASWGRWSFIIRVGVGVLITFGGATFLPSLLARVTRVKVLSRSAFEISQGDLSKPVAAEVHSTRDEIDELTGAISRMQENLRELVGKIQDTAKSVADTAIDLQRSAENVNGSTEEVGSSMDKIASGAETQSQLVSQASKVITEMAGSIQRTAASALDAARTSAETSSSAEDGSKAARLAGDKVKKVFNRIESASQQVFAFGEKTQEISKIVDAITQVAQQTNLLALNATIEAARAGEYGRGFAVVADEVRKLAESAGRSAEQISRLARDISGQSTSVVSAMKEGIAELAEGREDLTDIMRSMGAITDTARKGAEKVTLISDSTRDQMKGSEEMVKAIEEIKLVAKNNASSTEAIQAVIQEQTAAVSRMTSLASELTNLSVELQSVVRSFRLGP; this is translated from the coding sequence GTGCGCCGCCCCCTTCGCGACGACCCCTCCTCCGGCCTCACCCCCCGACGCGAGCCGGTGCAGCGACTGCTGCGCGCCGTCGAGGGTCCCAAGGCGGTTCGCGAGCAGTCCCTGCACCGGAAGATCACCACCGGCTACATCCTGCTGGGCCTGCTGCTGGGCACGTGGCTGCTCTGCACGGAGAGCCTCTTCGACGCGTCCTGGGGCCGCTGGAGCTTCATCATCCGCGTGGGCGTGGGCGTGCTCATCACCTTCGGTGGCGCCACGTTCCTGCCGTCGCTCCTGGCGCGCGTCACCCGCGTGAAGGTGCTCAGCCGCTCCGCCTTTGAAATCTCGCAGGGCGACCTGTCCAAGCCCGTGGCCGCGGAGGTGCACAGCACCCGCGACGAAATCGACGAGCTGACGGGCGCCATCTCCCGCATGCAGGAGAACCTGCGCGAGCTGGTGGGCAAGATTCAAGACACCGCCAAGAGCGTGGCGGACACCGCCATCGACCTTCAGCGCAGCGCGGAGAACGTCAACGGGTCCACCGAGGAGGTGGGCTCGTCGATGGACAAGATCGCCAGCGGCGCGGAGACCCAGTCGCAGCTGGTGTCCCAGGCCTCCAAGGTCATCACGGAGATGGCCGGCAGCATCCAGCGCACGGCGGCCAGCGCCCTGGACGCGGCCCGCACGTCCGCGGAGACCAGCAGCAGCGCGGAGGACGGCTCCAAGGCGGCGCGGCTCGCGGGCGACAAGGTGAAGAAGGTCTTCAACCGCATCGAGTCCGCCAGCCAGCAGGTGTTCGCCTTCGGCGAGAAGACGCAGGAGATTTCGAAGATCGTCGACGCCATCACCCAGGTGGCGCAGCAGACGAACCTCCTGGCCCTCAACGCCACCATCGAAGCGGCGCGCGCGGGCGAGTACGGCCGCGGCTTCGCGGTGGTGGCGGATGAGGTGCGCAAGCTGGCGGAGAGCGCGGGCCGCTCCGCGGAGCAGATCTCCCGCCTGGCGCGCGACATCTCCGGCCAGTCCACCTCCGTCGTCAGCGCCATGAAGGAAGGCATCGCGGAGCTGGCGGAGGGCCGTGAGGACCTCACCGACATCATGCGCTCCATGGGGGCCATCACCGACACCGCCCGCAAGGGCGCGGAGAAGGTGACGCTCATCTCCGACAGCACCCGCGACCAGATGAAGGGCAGCGAGGAGATGGTGAAGGCCATCGAGGAGATCAAGCTCGTGGCGAAGAACAACGCCAGCTCCACGGAGGCCATCCAGGCCGTCATCCAGGAGCAGACGGCCGCGGTGTCGCGGATGACGTCGCTGGCGAGCGAGCTGACCAACCTCTCCGTGGAGCTGCAGAGCGTGGTGCGCAGCTTCCGCCTGGGGCCCTGA
- a CDS encoding GTP-binding protein: MQLNHAQRELTLKIVYYGPGLSGKTTNLRKLHARARPDVRGRLLSVDTHDDRTLFFDLLPVFFSTSTGFKVKVKLFTVPGQVIHNATRRVVLQGADAVVFIADSRRGAAQENNAYWRNLQENLREMELDPTQVPVVIQFNKRDLPDSLTDEELAEVQRRGSQPVVGSVAVRGEGVVETFHAVVQTAWRALEGRAQLSRNVGLSEEEFLGQIFRHIDLSGTALEGRYGPGAMPGGRESGRAP; encoded by the coding sequence TTGCAACTCAACCACGCCCAGCGCGAGCTGACGCTCAAGATCGTTTATTACGGCCCCGGGTTGAGCGGGAAGACGACGAACTTGCGCAAGCTGCACGCGCGAGCGCGGCCGGACGTGCGAGGGCGCCTCCTGTCGGTGGATACCCACGACGACCGGACGCTCTTCTTCGACCTGCTGCCCGTCTTCTTCTCCACCTCCACGGGCTTCAAGGTGAAGGTGAAGCTCTTCACCGTGCCCGGTCAGGTCATCCACAACGCCACGCGGCGGGTGGTGCTCCAGGGCGCGGACGCGGTGGTCTTCATCGCGGACAGCCGGCGCGGGGCGGCCCAGGAGAACAACGCCTACTGGCGCAACCTGCAGGAGAACCTGCGGGAGATGGAGCTGGACCCCACGCAGGTGCCGGTGGTCATCCAGTTCAACAAGCGCGACCTGCCCGACAGCCTGACGGACGAGGAGCTGGCGGAGGTGCAGCGCCGGGGCAGCCAGCCGGTGGTGGGCTCCGTGGCCGTGCGAGGCGAGGGCGTGGTGGAGACCTTCCATGCCGTGGTGCAGACGGCCTGGCGCGCGCTGGAGGGCCGGGCGCAGCTGTCGCGCAACGTGGGCCTGAGCGAAGAGGAGTTCCTGGGGCAGATCTTCCGTCACATCGACCTGAGCGGCACGGCGCTGGAGGGGCGGTACGGCCCTGGCGCCATGCCTGGCGGCAGGGAGAGCGGGAGGGCGCCATGA